In Hymenobacter sublimis, a single genomic region encodes these proteins:
- a CDS encoding YceI family protein, protein MLLVGGITTSQAQGKYMTQKGVVSFFSSSILEDIEAHTDQAAAVVDLQSQQIAFIIPIKSFQFKRTLMQEHFNENYMESDRLPKSTFKGKILDLNADALAKGQSQRVTVEGDLTIHGVTKHLTVAGALEQQKGTLLVNAYFSVAPADYGIEVPLLVRENIAKIVGIKVVLTCEAVSQLTVK, encoded by the coding sequence ATGCTGTTGGTTGGTGGCATTACCACTAGCCAGGCCCAAGGCAAATACATGACCCAGAAAGGGGTGGTCAGCTTCTTTTCCAGTAGCATCCTGGAGGATATTGAAGCCCATACTGATCAGGCCGCCGCGGTGGTTGATCTGCAAAGTCAGCAAATAGCCTTTATCATTCCCATCAAGTCGTTTCAGTTCAAGCGCACCCTCATGCAGGAGCACTTCAACGAAAACTACATGGAATCCGACAGGCTGCCCAAATCAACCTTTAAAGGCAAGATTCTGGACCTGAATGCTGATGCCCTAGCCAAAGGTCAGTCGCAACGGGTAACGGTGGAGGGCGACCTAACGATTCATGGCGTAACCAAGCACTTGACGGTTGCTGGCGCGCTGGAGCAGCAAAAGGGCACCCTGTTGGTAAATGCCTATTTCAGTGTGGCTCCTGCTGACTACGGCATTGAAGTTCCGCTGCTGGTGCGCGAGAACATTGCCAAAATTGTGGGCATTAAAGTGGTGCTGACCTGCGAGGCAGTTTCCCAGCTCACTGTTAAATAA
- a CDS encoding DUF5777 family beta-barrel protein gives MQTTFPHYRGRLASFLVVLLSAWAAPAWAQDDLLGQLENQKPAATAPEPVAATFKSTRLISGHTIETPGQGTLVFLISHRFGTINSGAYNFFGLDQAALRLGLEYAVTDKLEVGIGRSNIEKTLDGFVKYRAIRQTTGSKVMPVSVTLFANSAMNMLRDDRTWYTVPRRMTFSYQALIARKFSPNLSLQLMPTLIHRNLVQDNTQSNDVYAVGFGGRQKLTKRTSLNAEYFYLVPRTKPTGARNALALGFDIETGGHVFQLHLTNSQGMIENHFVANTRGDFFNGDIYFGFNVNRNFTVRAKQGFRK, from the coding sequence ATGCAAACAACTTTTCCTCACTACCGAGGCCGCTTGGCCTCTTTCCTGGTGGTTCTGTTAAGTGCTTGGGCCGCGCCGGCCTGGGCTCAGGACGACCTGCTCGGGCAGCTAGAAAACCAGAAACCGGCAGCTACTGCTCCCGAACCCGTAGCAGCTACCTTTAAAAGCACCCGCCTGATTAGCGGGCACACCATAGAAACGCCGGGCCAGGGCACGCTGGTATTCCTGATTTCCCACCGCTTTGGCACCATCAATAGTGGCGCTTATAACTTTTTCGGGCTAGACCAGGCCGCCCTGCGCCTAGGCCTGGAATACGCCGTTACGGATAAGTTGGAAGTAGGTATCGGGCGGAGCAACATCGAGAAAACCCTGGATGGCTTCGTGAAATACCGCGCCATTCGCCAAACCACGGGTAGCAAAGTGATGCCGGTAAGCGTGACGTTGTTTGCCAACTCGGCCATGAACATGCTGCGCGACGACCGGACTTGGTACACGGTGCCGCGGCGCATGACTTTCTCCTACCAGGCCCTGATTGCGCGGAAGTTCAGCCCTAACCTGTCATTGCAACTCATGCCCACCCTGATTCACCGCAATCTGGTGCAGGATAATACGCAGTCGAATGACGTGTACGCCGTTGGATTTGGCGGCCGGCAGAAACTTACTAAGCGCACTTCCCTCAACGCCGAGTACTTCTACTTGGTACCACGCACCAAGCCAACCGGCGCGCGGAACGCCCTAGCCCTGGGCTTCGATATTGAAACCGGTGGCCACGTTTTTCAGCTGCACCTGACCAACTCCCAGGGCATGATTGAAAACCACTTCGTGGCTAATACCCGCGGCGACTTCTTTAACGGCGACATCTACTTCGGCTTCAATGTGAACCGAAATTTCACCGTGCGGGCTAAGCAAGGCTTCCGCAAATAG
- a CDS encoding heavy-metal-associated domain-containing protein → MPTRSSLLARVGKRFMQVGLGVLVLLLVWGSWEDPNLHQYVQPVKMLQLQVEGLHTPAQVATSQQQVAAVPGVAACVINANTQMATVLFHEDDVSEQEIERVLSVGGTFRVNRPVMVAMAPTGRECPVPASYLETLDQIRFAFNLRRLFVTI, encoded by the coding sequence ATGCCTACTAGAAGTTCACTACTCGCCAGGGTAGGTAAACGATTTATGCAGGTAGGCCTGGGGGTGCTCGTACTGCTCCTGGTGTGGGGAAGCTGGGAAGACCCGAATCTTCATCAGTATGTGCAGCCTGTAAAAATGCTGCAGCTGCAGGTGGAGGGCCTGCACACGCCCGCTCAGGTGGCTACCTCGCAGCAGCAGGTAGCCGCCGTGCCAGGCGTAGCGGCGTGCGTAATCAACGCTAACACCCAGATGGCTACCGTGCTTTTCCACGAAGACGATGTCTCGGAGCAGGAAATTGAGCGGGTGCTGTCCGTGGGCGGAACCTTCCGGGTAAATCGGCCGGTGATGGTGGCCATGGCTCCTACCGGGCGCGAGTGTCCGGTGCCCGCTAGCTACCTGGAAACCCTGGACCAGATCCGGTTTGCGTTCAATTTGCGGCGTCTCTTCGTCACCATCTGA
- a CDS encoding Ldh family oxidoreductase: MPTTFPYTQLFAFTESVFKGIGCSDEDATLATETLLSADLRGIDSHGVARLVGYVRLWEAGRINTTPRVGVTYETPSTAVVDGDGGLGLVVGPKAMQVALEKARQVGTGWVSVKNSNHFGIAGYHAMKALAHDMIGVAMTNASPLVAPTYSLERLLGTNPIAVAVPAGDQPDFVLDMATTTAANGKLEIAQRKDLPIPEGWAQDAHGVGSTDPNAVKNGGALLPLGGATGSHKGYGLGAVVDIFSAVLSGANYGPWVPPFVAFLQPSANPVGEGLGHFFGAMRVDAFRPAAEFKAHMDNWITTFRQARATEGQHVRIPGDPEREISAHRLLDGIPLLDPVVQDLETVGAKFGVKL; encoded by the coding sequence ATGCCAACGACTTTTCCCTATACCCAGCTCTTTGCCTTCACAGAGTCTGTTTTTAAAGGTATCGGCTGCTCCGACGAAGACGCTACTCTAGCCACCGAAACCCTGCTTTCCGCCGATTTGCGCGGCATCGACTCGCACGGCGTGGCCCGCCTCGTGGGTTACGTTCGGCTTTGGGAAGCCGGCCGCATCAATACCACGCCCCGGGTAGGCGTCACGTACGAAACGCCTAGCACTGCCGTAGTAGATGGCGACGGTGGCCTGGGGCTGGTAGTTGGGCCTAAAGCCATGCAGGTAGCTCTGGAAAAGGCCCGGCAGGTAGGCACGGGCTGGGTATCGGTAAAGAACTCCAACCACTTCGGCATTGCCGGCTACCACGCCATGAAGGCCCTGGCCCACGACATGATTGGGGTAGCCATGACCAATGCCTCCCCCCTGGTAGCCCCCACGTATTCGCTGGAACGCCTACTGGGCACTAACCCCATTGCCGTGGCCGTGCCCGCCGGCGACCAGCCCGATTTTGTGTTGGATATGGCCACGACCACCGCCGCTAACGGCAAGCTCGAAATTGCCCAGCGCAAGGACCTGCCCATTCCCGAAGGATGGGCCCAGGATGCGCACGGCGTGGGCTCCACGGATCCGAACGCCGTAAAAAACGGCGGTGCCCTGCTTCCGTTGGGTGGTGCTACTGGCTCGCACAAGGGGTACGGGTTGGGAGCCGTGGTAGATATTTTCTCGGCTGTGCTCAGCGGCGCCAACTACGGACCGTGGGTGCCACCGTTCGTGGCCTTCCTGCAACCTTCGGCCAACCCCGTGGGTGAGGGCCTGGGCCATTTCTTCGGGGCCATGCGGGTCGATGCCTTTCGGCCGGCCGCCGAGTTCAAGGCCCACATGGATAACTGGATTACCACTTTTCGCCAGGCCCGCGCCACGGAAGGCCAGCACGTGCGTATTCCCGGCGACCCGGAGCGGGAAATATCGGCGCACCGTCTGCTAGACGGAATTCCGCTGCTGGACCCCGTTGTTCAGGACCTGGAAACCGTCGGCGCTAAGTTTGGAGTAAAGCTGTAA
- a CDS encoding alpha-amylase family glycosyl hydrolase: MHTCTHWMRKLTLAAAALLALGGQPAKAQKVVLQGYWWDYWNSNYPNGWANYVALLAPRLKAMGIDAVWLPPSIKNGNQGNGYSPFDNYDLGDKYQKGFTATRLGTKDELLRAVAVLHANGIEVVQDIVLNHNDGAGSQTGAGGQDPAAWEDGSTSKYKNFRYVSYSKPATAEDAANYLARNGRFPKNWQNFNPNPGNNSTSGDWNAVYFGPDVSYYNGSYGQSSNATFNPAQSADYMRTNVRNWLVWYKKQVGFDGVRMDAVKHFPDAASEDFLYNLQSNAGWASGGATMYAVGEWVGSAGQMDGWVANVQNRAGTFDFSLRNGLYSIVSGGGNFDIGSLPGYQQGARVVNINGQYVHRTVPFVNNHDTFRPQVDANGNYIGWNTGSELAPHIDPFDPRLSATYAAALALDGSPQIFFEDLFNVGSTSKRYSHQPTSTTDLPLRADIENLIWCHQNLRFKDGAYKVRYQAPDHLVIERGAKAIIGINDNFSAWQNNTVACDFAPGTVLKDYSGANGTATVTVSSTQTVTINTPPCNGTASAGRRGYSVWAPTGIGTNYTRAAMATTQEWELADDLGDSHASSLKQGGQLPASSTAYRTAGRIYVASGKAVSYTLFPTDATRSLAVELINSSGTVLSSKTGTGNLTGTYTPTATGWITLRAKNAVTTNPGQRAFVKATYTAPTVLSSTALRESTVTAAPAATPTGTDLLVYPNPTSADRIEVVLQSEQDVTATLRLLDLTGRLVHEQSVRLYPGTTEQRLTVGRALPAGVYQLHVPELGLSRKVVVR; encoded by the coding sequence ATGCACACATGTACACATTGGATGCGCAAGCTCACCCTAGCCGCCGCGGCACTGCTGGCGCTGGGCGGGCAACCCGCTAAGGCCCAGAAAGTAGTCCTGCAGGGCTACTGGTGGGACTACTGGAACAGCAATTACCCGAATGGCTGGGCCAACTACGTTGCCTTGCTGGCTCCGCGGCTGAAAGCCATGGGCATTGATGCCGTGTGGCTGCCCCCAAGCATCAAGAACGGTAACCAAGGCAACGGCTACTCGCCCTTCGACAACTACGACCTGGGCGACAAGTACCAGAAAGGCTTCACGGCTACCCGTCTGGGTACCAAGGATGAGCTGCTGCGGGCCGTGGCTGTGCTGCACGCCAACGGTATTGAAGTAGTGCAGGACATCGTGCTGAACCACAACGATGGCGCGGGCTCCCAGACCGGTGCCGGCGGGCAGGACCCGGCGGCCTGGGAGGATGGCTCCACCAGCAAGTACAAGAACTTCCGCTACGTGAGCTACAGCAAGCCCGCTACCGCGGAAGATGCGGCCAACTACCTGGCCCGCAACGGCCGCTTTCCTAAAAACTGGCAGAACTTCAACCCCAACCCGGGCAACAACTCTACCTCCGGCGACTGGAACGCCGTGTACTTCGGGCCCGACGTAAGCTACTACAACGGCTCCTACGGTCAGAGCTCCAACGCTACCTTTAACCCCGCCCAATCGGCTGACTACATGCGCACCAACGTGCGCAACTGGCTGGTATGGTACAAGAAGCAGGTGGGCTTTGATGGCGTGCGGATGGATGCCGTGAAGCACTTCCCGGATGCCGCCTCCGAGGATTTCCTCTACAACCTGCAAAGCAACGCGGGTTGGGCTTCGGGCGGGGCAACCATGTACGCCGTGGGCGAATGGGTCGGCTCGGCGGGGCAGATGGACGGCTGGGTGGCCAACGTACAGAACCGGGCCGGCACCTTCGATTTTTCCCTGCGCAATGGCCTTTACAGCATTGTGAGCGGGGGCGGCAACTTCGACATAGGCTCGTTGCCAGGGTACCAGCAGGGCGCGCGGGTAGTAAACATCAACGGGCAGTACGTGCACCGCACCGTGCCGTTCGTAAACAACCACGACACGTTCCGGCCTCAGGTAGACGCCAACGGCAACTACATCGGCTGGAACACTGGCTCGGAACTGGCCCCCCACATCGATCCGTTTGACCCGCGCCTGTCGGCTACGTATGCAGCAGCCCTGGCCCTGGACGGCTCCCCGCAGATCTTTTTCGAGGATTTGTTTAACGTGGGCAGCACCAGCAAGCGCTACTCGCACCAGCCCACCAGCACTACCGATTTGCCCCTGCGCGCCGACATCGAGAACCTGATTTGGTGCCACCAGAATCTGCGCTTCAAGGACGGAGCCTACAAAGTGCGCTACCAAGCCCCCGACCACCTCGTAATTGAGCGCGGCGCCAAGGCCATTATCGGTATCAACGACAACTTCTCGGCCTGGCAGAACAATACCGTTGCCTGTGACTTTGCCCCCGGCACGGTGCTCAAAGATTATTCCGGGGCTAATGGCACGGCTACCGTTACGGTGAGCAGCACCCAGACTGTGACCATCAATACGCCACCCTGCAACGGCACGGCTAGCGCCGGCCGTCGGGGCTACTCAGTGTGGGCCCCCACGGGCATTGGCACCAACTATACTCGCGCGGCCATGGCTACCACCCAGGAGTGGGAACTAGCCGATGACCTAGGCGACTCGCACGCTTCCTCGCTGAAGCAGGGCGGGCAGCTGCCGGCTTCCTCCACGGCGTACCGCACGGCCGGCCGCATTTATGTGGCTTCGGGCAAAGCCGTCAGCTATACCCTGTTCCCCACGGATGCCACCCGCAGCCTAGCCGTGGAGCTAATCAACAGCAGCGGCACGGTGCTGAGCAGCAAAACCGGAACGGGCAACCTTACCGGTACCTACACTCCCACTGCCACCGGCTGGATTACGCTGCGGGCTAAGAACGCGGTGACCACCAACCCTGGTCAGCGGGCCTTTGTGAAGGCTACCTACACGGCCCCGACTGTACTTAGCAGCACGGCCCTGCGCGAAAGCACGGTAACGGCGGCCCCGGCCGCTACCCCCACCGGCACCGACCTACTGGTGTACCCCAACCCCACCAGCGCCGACCGAATTGAGGTGGTGCTGCAGTCGGAGCAGGATGTGACGGCCACGCTACGCCTGCTGGATCTGACTGGCCGCTTGGTGCATGAGCAGTCGGTGCGGCTGTACCCGGGCACTACGGAGCAGCGCCTCACCGTAGGCCGCGCGCTGCCAGCCGGCGTGTACCAGTTGCACGTGCCCGAGCTAGGCCTCAGCCGGAAGGTAGTAGTACGGTAG
- a CDS encoding DinB family protein produces the protein MREVARITEQLQRAFDGDAWSGPSLQATLAGLTAAQAAARPVAQAHSIGELVCHLTTWTLTVAQRLEQRTLTPLAAPDWPPFPATPDEAAWQQARQELVRAHQRLLAAVQRLPDADLDIVPDSGRYPATGSSDSWYVLLHGTAQHYLYHAGQVALLRKSF, from the coding sequence ATGCGGGAAGTAGCCCGAATCACGGAACAATTGCAGCGGGCTTTCGACGGCGACGCCTGGTCGGGGCCGTCGTTGCAGGCAACCCTGGCCGGCCTGACGGCAGCCCAGGCCGCGGCGCGACCAGTAGCGCAGGCGCACAGCATTGGCGAGTTAGTTTGCCACCTGACTACCTGGACGCTAACCGTGGCGCAACGCCTAGAGCAGCGGACTCTAACGCCGCTCGCCGCCCCCGACTGGCCTCCGTTTCCTGCCACTCCCGATGAGGCGGCCTGGCAGCAGGCCCGGCAGGAACTCGTGCGGGCCCATCAGCGGTTACTAGCCGCCGTGCAGCGGCTGCCAGATGCCGACCTGGATATCGTGCCTGATTCCGGCCGCTACCCCGCCACCGGCTCCTCAGATTCCTGGTACGTGCTGCTGCATGGTACCGCCCAGCATTATCTTTACCACGCCGGCCAGGTAGCCCTGCTGCGCAAATCTTTCTGA
- a CDS encoding CHRD domain-containing protein: protein MNLKTTALFLLLSGSSVLVACDKEDEKTTAPATDTVQMMATLNSKNEVTPTTSAATGSMTGTYNKTTRELNYTITYQGMTPTMGHFHRGAAGVDGNAFVTYADVTKSPITGTTTLSEADAALLMKGEVYVNLHTSANPKGEIRGQVMTK from the coding sequence ATGAACTTGAAAACTACTGCACTCTTTCTGCTCCTGTCAGGCTCCTCAGTACTGGTAGCTTGCGATAAGGAAGACGAAAAAACTACCGCGCCTGCTACTGATACCGTGCAGATGATGGCTACGCTTAACAGCAAAAATGAGGTTACGCCCACTACCTCAGCGGCTACGGGCAGCATGACTGGCACTTACAACAAGACCACTCGGGAGCTGAACTATACCATAACGTACCAGGGCATGACCCCCACAATGGGCCACTTCCACCGCGGTGCCGCCGGCGTTGACGGTAACGCCTTCGTGACCTATGCTGATGTGACTAAGTCTCCCATCACGGGCACTACTACCCTCTCCGAAGCCGACGCGGCCCTGCTAATGAAGGGCGAGGTGTACGTGAACCTGCATACCAGCGCTAACCCCAAAGGTGAAATTCGGGGCCAGGTAATGACCAAGTAG
- a CDS encoding Ppx/GppA phosphatase family protein: MRHRRLALIDMGTNTFHLLIVELPEPSHQQPVTLLRTKVGVRLGEGGISKGEIAPAAFERALHTLVGFKEEIELHQVTEVRATATSAMRVTRNGPALAQAIFEQTGIRVEVIPGEREAELIAKGVRWAVPLGTQPHLIMDIGGGSVEFIIADATTIFWKQSFEIGAQRLLDKFFPDPSGVFPPEAVAAEQEYLTAVLAPLAAAVQQYQPVGIVGASGSFDSLADMQLGRLRTEAELPPRTELAVSSFQTSYQQLLSLTHEQRVALPGILPMRADMLVVASVLIDLVLNMTGATSIHTSAYALKEGLLAEMLEQ, encoded by the coding sequence ATGCGCCACCGCCGTCTGGCCCTGATTGACATGGGCACGAATACGTTTCACTTGCTCATTGTGGAGCTGCCCGAGCCTAGCCACCAGCAGCCCGTTACGCTGCTGCGCACCAAGGTGGGCGTGCGGCTGGGCGAGGGCGGCATCAGCAAGGGCGAAATTGCCCCAGCCGCCTTTGAGCGGGCCCTGCATACGCTGGTTGGCTTCAAGGAGGAAATTGAGCTGCACCAAGTAACGGAAGTGCGGGCCACAGCCACCAGCGCCATGCGCGTTACCCGCAACGGGCCGGCCCTGGCCCAGGCCATCTTCGAGCAAACCGGTATTCGGGTAGAGGTTATTCCGGGCGAGCGGGAGGCCGAGCTGATTGCCAAAGGCGTGCGCTGGGCCGTGCCCCTAGGCACCCAGCCCCATTTAATCATGGACATCGGCGGCGGCTCGGTGGAGTTTATCATTGCTGATGCCACAACCATTTTCTGGAAGCAGAGCTTTGAAATTGGGGCCCAGCGCCTACTCGACAAGTTTTTCCCTGACCCCAGCGGCGTGTTTCCTCCCGAGGCGGTAGCGGCCGAGCAGGAGTACCTAACGGCCGTACTGGCCCCACTGGCCGCAGCAGTGCAGCAGTACCAGCCGGTAGGCATTGTCGGGGCCTCGGGCAGCTTCGATAGTCTGGCGGACATGCAATTGGGCCGACTCCGGACCGAAGCCGAGTTACCGCCCCGCACCGAATTAGCCGTTAGCAGCTTCCAGACCAGCTACCAGCAACTGCTCAGCCTAACCCATGAGCAGCGGGTAGCGCTGCCCGGCATCTTGCCCATGCGCGCCGATATGCTAGTGGTAGCCAGTGTGCTGATTGACTTGGTGCTGAACATGACCGGCGCAACCAGCATCCACACTTCCGCCTACGCCCTCAAGGAAGGCCTGCTAGCCGAAATGCTGGAGCAGTAA
- a CDS encoding group I truncated hemoglobin has protein sequence MHQPRLKFAAALLLSGSLFFTTACGSKENEPEPKLYDRMGGLKGVEGFVDVLMANVAAETNTSNSSMLRTHTPLLTDADVPARLARLRNNFINQMGEATGGPLKYTGMTMLSAHKGMMITEKEWSVWRQAADASMATNNIGAKERAELAKILDDMKDATVGH, from the coding sequence ATGCACCAACCCCGACTCAAGTTTGCCGCAGCCCTGCTCCTGAGCGGCAGCCTATTCTTCACCACGGCCTGTGGCTCGAAGGAAAATGAGCCGGAGCCCAAGCTGTACGACCGGATGGGCGGCCTGAAAGGCGTAGAAGGATTTGTTGACGTGCTGATGGCCAATGTGGCCGCCGAAACCAACACCAGCAACTCCTCCATGCTGCGCACCCACACGCCCCTACTCACCGACGCCGACGTGCCGGCCCGCCTGGCCCGCCTGCGTAACAACTTCATCAACCAGATGGGCGAAGCCACCGGTGGCCCCCTGAAGTACACTGGCATGACCATGCTTTCGGCCCACAAAGGCATGATGATTACCGAGAAAGAATGGTCGGTATGGCGCCAAGCTGCTGATGCTTCTATGGCCACGAACAACATCGGTGCCAAGGAAAGAGCTGAACTGGCTAAAATCCTGGACGATATGAAGGACGCCACGGTAGGCCACTAA
- the dapF gene encoding diaminopimelate epimerase gives MTLSFFKYQGTGNDFVMVDDRSRQFDETNSHLVRFLCDRRRGIGADGLILLRQHAQYDFEMVYFNADGYLGSMCGNGGRCTVAFAKQLGVIETQTRFLAADGPHDGRVDADGTVHLRMQDVIGQQEVEEYGVFLDTGSPHLVRFLPASTLAELNVYTEGRAYRYNERFREKGTNVNFVESPATPGQPWQVRTYERGVEDETLSCGTGVTAVALAASRRGATSPVHLRTPGGDLRVAFDAKPDGSFTNIYLSGPATRVFDGKLEVADRQK, from the coding sequence GTGACGTTATCCTTTTTCAAATACCAGGGCACCGGCAATGACTTCGTGATGGTGGACGACCGTTCCCGCCAGTTCGACGAAACCAATTCTCACTTAGTGCGCTTCCTCTGCGACCGACGCCGCGGCATCGGGGCCGACGGGCTGATTCTGCTTCGCCAGCACGCTCAGTACGATTTCGAGATGGTGTACTTTAACGCCGATGGTTACCTGGGCTCCATGTGCGGCAACGGGGGGCGCTGCACAGTGGCCTTCGCCAAACAGCTCGGCGTCATCGAAACCCAAACCCGGTTTCTGGCCGCCGATGGCCCCCACGATGGCCGGGTAGATGCCGACGGCACCGTGCACCTGCGCATGCAGGACGTAATTGGCCAGCAGGAGGTAGAAGAGTACGGCGTGTTTCTGGATACCGGCTCCCCTCATCTGGTCCGCTTTCTGCCCGCCAGCACTCTGGCCGAGCTGAACGTGTACACCGAGGGCCGCGCCTACCGCTACAATGAGCGGTTCCGGGAGAAAGGCACCAACGTCAACTTTGTAGAATCGCCGGCTACCCCCGGCCAGCCTTGGCAGGTGCGCACCTATGAGCGAGGCGTAGAAGACGAAACCCTGAGCTGCGGCACCGGTGTCACGGCCGTGGCCCTGGCCGCATCCCGGCGCGGCGCTACCAGCCCCGTGCACCTGCGCACTCCCGGCGGCGACCTGCGTGTGGCCTTCGACGCCAAACCCGACGGCTCCTTCACCAATATCTACCTCAGCGGCCCCGCTACCCGCGTCTTCGATGGCAAGCTTGAGGTAGCCGACAGACAGAAATAG
- a CDS encoding murein L,D-transpeptidase catalytic domain family protein, whose amino-acid sequence MENQSVVRRQRLKRRTRRMARRVLPFVASLFLATPLAAPVTKSKAATTGSELRSISPEAMKAVLFDQRMQSLYQELGVEQQGLRYEVFQKAMTGYLNLEQEGKLSNKQLLTVVDFGLPSTQKRLWVLDLANKQVKFHTLVAHGHNSGENMATNFSNENESNMSSLGFYVTQGEYTGKHGLSLKLQGVDEGYNTNALLRSVVMHGAEYVSEDFIRQYGRLGRSLGCPALPMDQKDAIIEAVGGQTCLFLNGPDTQYSSKYLNEEVAMSKLLSDAHLI is encoded by the coding sequence ATGGAAAATCAGAGTGTAGTTCGCCGCCAGCGCCTGAAGCGCCGCACCCGTCGGATGGCTCGCCGCGTGCTGCCGTTTGTAGCCTCTCTGTTTCTGGCTACTCCGTTGGCCGCTCCCGTGACCAAATCGAAAGCTGCTACCACCGGCTCGGAGTTGCGCTCCATTTCGCCGGAGGCCATGAAAGCCGTGCTGTTTGACCAGCGTATGCAGAGCCTGTACCAAGAGTTGGGCGTGGAACAGCAGGGCCTACGCTATGAGGTGTTCCAGAAGGCAATGACGGGCTACCTCAACCTAGAGCAGGAAGGTAAGCTCAGTAACAAGCAGTTACTAACCGTAGTCGACTTCGGTTTGCCTTCCACGCAAAAGCGCCTGTGGGTGCTGGACCTGGCCAACAAGCAGGTTAAGTTCCACACGCTAGTAGCGCACGGCCACAACTCCGGTGAAAACATGGCGACCAACTTCTCCAACGAGAACGAGTCGAACATGAGCAGCCTGGGTTTCTATGTAACCCAAGGCGAGTACACCGGTAAGCACGGCCTGTCTTTGAAACTGCAAGGCGTAGATGAGGGCTACAACACTAACGCCTTGTTGCGCTCAGTGGTCATGCACGGCGCTGAATACGTGAGCGAAGACTTTATCCGGCAGTACGGCCGCCTGGGCCGTAGCCTTGGCTGCCCAGCCTTGCCCATGGATCAGAAAGACGCCATTATTGAGGCCGTAGGCGGCCAGACGTGCCTGTTCTTGAACGGCCCCGATACCCAATACTCGTCGAAGTACTTAAATGAAGAAGTGGCCATGAGCAAACTGCTCAGCGACGCCCACCTAATCTAG
- a CDS encoding class I SAM-dependent methyltransferase: MYTFLTTSPWADYELIDAGNFEKLERFGKHILARPEPQAIWDPHLPASEWQRANAIFTREKGSQERGQWKIKPGTPEQWIIGYERPDGLKLRFRLGMSSFKHVGLFPEQDPNWQFIYQQTRKRQAAQPRVLNLFAYTGAATLAARAAGADVTHLDSVKQVNFWARDNMEASSLDGVRWLVEDAMKYVRREVKRGSKYQGLILDPPAYGRGPNGEKWQLEDELNEMLKLCKELLDPQDHFFLVNLYSLGFSALILENLVHEIFPEARHTREIGEIYLHDAAARKLPLGTFCRFAT, from the coding sequence ATGTACACGTTCCTCACCACCAGCCCCTGGGCCGACTACGAGCTGATTGACGCCGGCAATTTTGAAAAGCTGGAGCGCTTCGGCAAACATATTCTGGCTCGCCCCGAACCCCAGGCCATCTGGGACCCCCACCTGCCAGCTTCGGAATGGCAGCGCGCCAATGCCATCTTCACCCGCGAAAAAGGCAGCCAGGAACGCGGCCAGTGGAAAATAAAGCCGGGCACGCCCGAGCAGTGGATTATCGGGTATGAGCGGCCCGATGGGCTGAAGCTGCGGTTTCGGCTGGGTATGTCGTCGTTTAAGCACGTCGGGCTGTTTCCGGAGCAGGACCCCAACTGGCAGTTCATTTACCAGCAAACGCGCAAGCGCCAGGCTGCCCAGCCCCGGGTGCTTAACCTGTTTGCGTACACCGGGGCCGCAACCTTGGCCGCCCGCGCCGCCGGCGCCGACGTCACTCACCTCGACTCGGTGAAGCAGGTGAACTTCTGGGCCCGCGACAACATGGAAGCTTCGAGCCTAGATGGGGTGCGCTGGCTGGTGGAAGACGCCATGAAGTACGTGCGGCGCGAGGTGAAACGTGGCAGCAAGTACCAGGGCCTGATTCTGGACCCACCTGCTTACGGCCGTGGCCCCAACGGCGAGAAGTGGCAGCTGGAAGATGAGCTGAACGAGATGCTCAAGCTGTGTAAGGAGCTGCTAGACCCCCAGGACCACTTTTTCCTGGTGAACTTGTACTCCCTGGGCTTCTCGGCCCTGATTCTGGAAAACTTGGTGCACGAAATTTTCCCGGAGGCCCGCCACACCCGCGAAATCGGGGAAATTTATCTGCACGACGCGGCCGCCCGCAAGCTGCCGCTCGGCACCTTCTGCCGGTTTGCTACCTAG